The Microbacterium trichothecenolyticum sequence CCACCCCGGAGGGCGCGCGAACCGCACCAGCGTAGCCGTCCCGCGACCGCGCCGTCGCCTGCCTGTGGACGGCTGCGAAGATGAGAATTTTGTCATCTTCGAGTTTGCGCAAGAGGGTTGATGCCTCCGTGCGCGTTACGTACATTCGTGAGGTCGGTGGGGGGCTCCGGTTCCTCAGCGATCCCGCGCACGGGTTCCCCCGCGCGTGAAGACCGATCCGCAACGCCCGGGCGCGCGGAGGAACAACGAGGAGACAGACGTGGCAGATCTCATCGCCGCCCAGGAGGGTGCGCTTCGTCGTGGGGCCGAGGCGGTCAACACCGCGAAGTCGGGTATCGACGAGCAGGTCCGAAAGGTGCGCAGCGAGCTCGACCAGGTGTCGGGCTTCTGGACCGGCGCCGCCGCCGGTTCGTACACGCAGCTCATGCAGCGCTGGAACGAAGAGACGACGAAGCTCAACAACGTGCTCGTCACGCTCGAAGACGCCCTGCGCGGCACCGAGCGCGACCAGGCGGCCTCGGAAGAGTCGCACCAGCAGACCATCGGCAACCTGGGCTCGCTGCTCGGCTGACCCCGCTCGACACGAAAGAAGGAACTCTCATGCAGTCCATGTCCGTTCGTCCCGAGCAGGTCATCGCGCTCTCCGGTCAGATCCGCAATGGCGCCGCCGGCATCCGCACCCGTCTCGACGAGCTCGAGTCGCAGGTCAACGCGCTGCGCTCCTCGTGGGACGGCGAAGCGCAGGTCGCGTACGACCAGGCACAGGCCCAGTGGACCCAGTCGCTCACGCGCTTGAACGAGCTGCTCCAGCAGATCGCCGGCAAGACCGACGAGATCGCCCAGGGCTACACCTCGACCGACAAGTCCGCCGCCGGCCGCTTCGCCTGAGTCGGCTCGAGCCGGCGGTCGCTGCGGCGATCGCCGGCTCTTTCGACCCCACCGGCCACCCCCACATCATTTTGCCGGCGCTTCGGCGTCTCCGGTTGCGTTCGTCGATCGCGGAGAAACGAGTGATCCCCATGAACCAGTTCATCAGCCTCGACGGCGAGGTCGTACAGCACAACCTGTCGCTCATCGCCCAGGTGCACGACGAGGTCGCTCTCTCCGCGGTGGACGACGTACAAGGCAACCGCGTCGGCGAGGTGGCCGGGGCATACACCGATCACCTCGATTCGCGGGCATCGGAGCTGCAAGCCCGCGTCGATCTCATCCTCGCCTACGTGCGAAAGCACGCCGATGCGCTGACCCAGGCCGTCGCCGCTCTGCAGGAGAGCGATGCGCTCAACGCGACCGACGCCCAGCAGACCCTCTCGCTCGTCGAGACCGCATCGCGACCGCCCGCCGACCTGGGCGCCAGCGCCGGGGGTTCCGGCGGAGCCCGGTCCGCGCTGCGCGGGATCCAGCCGTGAGGCGCCGCCGACTCGGTCGGTGCGCCGTCGCCGGGGCGATGGCCGCCGCGCTGCTGGTCGGATCGGTGCCGTCCGCCGCGTTCGCCCTCGACACCGACGCGGAGTTCTGGGCGAACGCCTACGGGGTCGAGACGGCGCACGCAGCCGGGCTCACCGGCGCCGGGGTGAAGATCGCCGTGATCGACAAGCAGATCAACCCCGCTCTCCCGGTGTTCGCGGGCCGGAATCTCACGGTGTCCGACATGCAGGTCTGCAAGACGCCGACGAGTGCCGTGTCCGACGTCGCAACCTCAGACTCCCGCCACGGCTCCTTGATGGCCGCTCTGATCATCGGCAACGGACAAGGCCCCGGCTCGATCAAGGGCATGGCGCCCGACGCCGATATCACCTTCTACGGATACGGCCCGTCCGACAGCGGAACCTGTCGCCCCAACACCGATCTCGAGATCTCGACCTTCGGCTATCTGGTGAAGACGGCCGTCGACGACGGCGCGGAGATCATCACGACCTCGGTCACGACCGGCGCCGACGAGAGAGACGCGTCCGCCATCGCCTACGCGCTGGCACGCGGGGTCGTCATCATCACCGCGGAGCCGAACGCCGACATCCTGGCCGACATGGAGACCGACATCGGAGGGATGAACGGCGTCGTGGCGGCCTCCATGATCGACCCGAACGGCGATCTTCAGAAAGACAACACGGGCGCGGCCTTCGTCATCCCGCAGACGACGGTGGTGGCGGCGGGGAGCATCTTCCCGTCTGCCGGGATCGACGGGGACTGGAACACCGCGGCTCGCACCGGCGGATCGTCGCTGGCTGCCCCCCTGGTGGCCGGGATGCTCGCGCTCGCCGCCCAGAAAACGCCGCAGGCCACGGGGAACCAACTCGTGCAGGCGTTGCTGGCGACGACCAACGCGTCTGTTCACGAGCCCACGCGCACCGAAGATGGCTACGGCTACGGAGCTGCGTGGCTGCCGACGCTGTTGAGCGTCGACCCGACCCAGTTCCCCGACGTATCGCCCCTGATGGGCGAGTCCGCCGGCAAGACCGTGAGCTTCCCGACGCAGGAGCAGATCGACACGGCCGAGGCCGAGGGCTTCGTGCCGACGCCGGCACCGGGGAAGTTCTTCGACCTCTACGAGGATTCGGCGGAGCCGGTCGGCTTCGACGTGATGTCGCTGGTGCCGTGGGTCGTCGGGGGCATCGTCGTCCTCGTTCTGATCGGCGCGGCCATCACGCTGATCGTCGTCATCACCCAGCGCCGCAAGACGGGGAAGGGACGCACCTCATGACGGGTACTTGGGAACAACGTCTGATCGACTTCGCCGAGCGCGGTCCGAGCTGGGATCTGCCCCACCGACAGACGCTCCTGGAGGGCCTGCAGTCCCTCCGACAGGTGCTGCAGAAGGTCGCCGACGACCCCGGCCTCCTGGGCGAGTCCGGCCGGGCCGCGACGGCGTCCTTCGCGAAGACGGCCGGCAAGCTGAACGATCAGATCACCTACGTGCAGGTGCACCTCCCGCTCAAGCTGCACTTCGCCAACCTGGCCCGTGAGAACGCTCGCGAATCCCTCGCGTCGCTCCCCCCGGGCGAGATGTCGCCGCAGCAGCAGGCCCTGGTCCGCGGAGCCGCGGTGGGTTCGATGTTCGTACTCGGGCCATGGGCGTTCGTCGCCGGCGAGGGCGCCTCGCTCGCAATCAACAACCATCTCGCCGGTCAACGCGAGGCCGCCGCGAAGGCCGCGATGGAAAGGCACTCCGCCGAGATCGACGAGGCGAAGCTCGATGCGCCGCCCGAGTTCGACCCGGAGACCGAGTGGGACACCACGACCGAACCACCGTCGGGCGGGGACGGGGGTGGCACAGCAGGCGGGGGCGACAGTGGACGCAGCTTCGAACGCTACCCGGACTGGAACGTCTCCCCGGTTCCGACCAGCCCGGGGAGCGGGGGCGACGGCGGCACGCAGCTCCCGTCCGGTCAGACACCCGAGGGAATCGGCACGCTACCGGGACACCCCGGCCCCTACGGGCCCTACCCGGACGGCGTGCCCGGCCTCCCCGGCAAGCCGCCCATCGATCTGGGGAACCTCTCTCCGGCTCCGACCCCCGACGGCCCGATCTCCGGATCGCCGACGCTGCCCGGGGGCATCCCCAGCCTGCCCGGCGGAGGCGGTGGACTCGTGGGGACGCCCGGGGGACCCGGCGCGGGCATCGGCTCGGGTCTGGCCGCGGGCCTGGTGGCCGGTGGAGGCGGCGCACTCGCGCTGGGTCGCGTCGGCAACCCGGCGGCCGGTGCCGGCGCAGGACTGTTCGGCCGACCCGCGGGTGGGGCCGCGACCGGTGGCGGCGCCCGTACGGGCGGTCTGCTGGGGCGGTCCGCGGCTTCCGGCCTCGGGGCGCGCGGCGTCGGCGGACTCGGAGGCGTCGGCGCCGGCAGCGGGTCGGGGTCGTCCGCGGCACGCGGCGCCGGAACCCGCGGTGGTATCGGCTCCGGTGGAGCGGCCGGCACCGCCGGCGGTGGGCGCCCCGGAGCATCGGCTGCGGCCGGTGGTGCCCGCGGTGCGGCGGCGGACGGGGGCCGCGGTCGTGCGACGGCGGGCGGCGCGCGGGCCGCGGCCGGCGCCACGCGAGGTGCCGGCGGCTCGGCGCGTGTCGGCGGCATCGGTGGCAGCGGATCACGGTCCGAACGCGAAGACGAGAAGGCGAGGGGGCTCGGCGGCCCCATCGCGCCGCGGATGGAAGACGACGCCGAGGTCGGCCCGCGTTCCGAGAACGCGCAGGCCGGCGGGCGCGAGAGCTCCGAGGGGGATGGTGACGATGTCTGAGCGCATTTCGGCGGCGGAAGGCGCGCTCGCGCGCGGGGCCGAGGCGGTGATGGGCGCGCACGC is a genomic window containing:
- a CDS encoding WXG100 family type VII secretion target, with protein sequence MADLIAAQEGALRRGAEAVNTAKSGIDEQVRKVRSELDQVSGFWTGAAAGSYTQLMQRWNEETTKLNNVLVTLEDALRGTERDQAASEESHQQTIGNLGSLLG
- a CDS encoding WXG100 family type VII secretion target, with the protein product MQSMSVRPEQVIALSGQIRNGAAGIRTRLDELESQVNALRSSWDGEAQVAYDQAQAQWTQSLTRLNELLQQIAGKTDEIAQGYTSTDKSAAGRFA
- a CDS encoding S8 family serine peptidase, whose product is MRRRRLGRCAVAGAMAAALLVGSVPSAAFALDTDAEFWANAYGVETAHAAGLTGAGVKIAVIDKQINPALPVFAGRNLTVSDMQVCKTPTSAVSDVATSDSRHGSLMAALIIGNGQGPGSIKGMAPDADITFYGYGPSDSGTCRPNTDLEISTFGYLVKTAVDDGAEIITTSVTTGADERDASAIAYALARGVVIITAEPNADILADMETDIGGMNGVVAASMIDPNGDLQKDNTGAAFVIPQTTVVAAGSIFPSAGIDGDWNTAARTGGSSLAAPLVAGMLALAAQKTPQATGNQLVQALLATTNASVHEPTRTEDGYGYGAAWLPTLLSVDPTQFPDVSPLMGESAGKTVSFPTQEQIDTAEAEGFVPTPAPGKFFDLYEDSAEPVGFDVMSLVPWVVGGIVVLVLIGAAITLIVVITQRRKTGKGRTS